The Cydia pomonella isolate Wapato2018A chromosome 9, ilCydPomo1, whole genome shotgun sequence sequence GAACAAATAATCGCATGAAGGCCTCGACAAGGGCTACGCTATCAATTGTGTTTCTAATCACACCGATTGAGAATTTTGCTAAAGAGAGCAACCTACGTAACTGGAGCGAGTCGTACCCTAGATGTCCCTGCAGAAATAGAGTAGGGTACATGTACGGATAATAGGTGTGTATCTTTTTGTATAACGCCCTGAGATATGACTTCTGAACTTGCTCcaacataagtatatatttactttcatgCGGACTCCACACCACTGCATTCGTTTCGAGTATGCTGCGTACGAGTGCCGCATACAACACGCATGTGGCTTCCACAGTCAGAGGTGCCGAATTACGCAGAACGAAACCCAGTCTTTTATACGCAGTTTTAGCCACGGTCTGTACATGTTCGCGAAACGTGATATCTGAGTCAAACAGTACTCCTAAATCGCGTACCTGCTCCGAGCGCGATATGTCGGAGCCGCCAATATTGTAGTGGAATATTTGTGGTGCGCGGGCTCGGGTGATCTACCATAAAGGAGAAAAAATTACAAGGATAGTGTTATTAAACAAACtactttacatattttattctatacttacttaaaaaataaaagtatacagCATCATCCTTGATTAACAGTCTTATTCATTTTCTTCAAGATGATCATTTTCATTTATACAGTAGTTATGTAGAATGCAAGCAGCAACAATGGTGTCTGTGATAAAAGCTATATTTCTATACACAGTGAAAAGTTTTATCCTGCGAAATCTTCCTTTGAGCAGATTAAACGCTTTGTCACTTATCTTCCTAGTAGATGCATGTATTGTGTTATATTCTCTCTGTTGGGTTGTTAAACGCTTGTTCTCTCTAAAAGGCGGCACTAGCCACGGCAGAGCTGGATAACCAGAATGTCCAATGAGAAAAGTGTCATGTGGAAATAATGAATCTCTGTTAGCCATTGCTGTATTATATAAAGGTGACTTCCTCAAAACCCGAGCACAGTTAGAAGATCCTGGTTCgccacaaaaaatatttgtaaatctCATGTGGGAGTCCACAGTTGCTTGcaaaattattgaataatatCCTTTAGGGTTGCAGTAATCTCTAGCATTTTTAGgtttttctattttaatattagtgCAGTCAATTACTCCTATTGTATTTGAAATCCCAGTTTTCAACTGGAAGGCATCACAAATTGTTCTGAATTCAATATAGTTTTGTGGCCACTTGATGGCATCATTTAATTTGGTCAACATCCAAGCTAC is a genomic window containing:
- the LOC133521215 gene encoding uncharacterized protein LOC133521215 yields the protein MAHPKAILFLAETKVYSSEDSDSGSWSDVCSLKAEDDSSEYESQNEEDTLFFPLMQYLIRLRRRRVDDYLHIVDSWTDGEFKNRMRLSRKTAYRLIDDLEKSGFIASHKFGLKPLEPKLCFYIFLSFIANTEPLTPIATKFDISISSTFRVIRRVVAWMLTKLNDAIKWPQNYIEFRTICDAFQLKTGISNTIGVIDCTNIKIEKPKNARDYCNPKGYYSIILQATVDSHMRFTNIFCGEPGSSNCARVLRKSPLYNTAMANRDSLFPHDTFLIGHSGYPALPWLVPPFRENKRLTTQQREYNTIHASTRKISDKAFNLLKGRFRRIKLFTVYRNIAFITDTIVAACILHNYCINENDHLEENE